A genomic region of Brevibacillus sp. JNUCC-41 contains the following coding sequences:
- a CDS encoding CGNR zinc finger domain-containing protein, translating to MSETNKFPLISGNLSLDLVNTELVSRGQRQDLLLSERDVLDWLAVIKGKHSYWDNQLFLKIKERIQQVFVGILEMRTILRKQFELIADGNMIPDEFIVFLENKIEKSPFTYKLMDQKLVPIPVGEAEDILLSYIAFNTLTLIEENKLSSLKRCSNDDCVLLFIDESGRRKWCSMKICGNRKKVARFQHRKSDDE from the coding sequence ATGTCTGAAACTAATAAATTTCCACTTATATCAGGTAATCTTTCTCTGGACTTAGTGAACACGGAACTAGTCAGTCGAGGTCAACGGCAAGACTTATTACTTTCAGAACGGGATGTGTTGGACTGGCTTGCTGTAATAAAAGGGAAACACTCATATTGGGATAATCAGCTATTCTTGAAAATTAAAGAGAGAATTCAGCAGGTATTTGTAGGCATTTTAGAAATGCGTACTATTTTAAGAAAACAATTTGAGTTAATAGCAGATGGAAATATGATTCCTGATGAGTTTATCGTTTTTTTAGAAAATAAAATCGAAAAATCACCTTTTACTTATAAATTAATGGATCAAAAACTTGTTCCCATACCTGTTGGAGAAGCGGAAGATATCCTGCTATCTTATATTGCTTTTAACACATTAACATTAATCGAAGAAAATAAGCTGTCATCACTAAAGCGATGCTCGAATGATGATTGCGTCCTGTTATTTATCGATGAAAGCGGAAGACGCAAGTGGTGTTCAATGAAAATATGCGGGAATAGAAAAAAGGTTGCCCGATTTCAACACCGAAAATCTGATGATGAATGA
- a CDS encoding HPP family protein, whose translation MDRIAVARNKEKRFFHLRYLTKMKGKGRSPLQINVKDAITGLIGGFSTIFALILLTKITSAVWLMAPFGASCVLAFGLWNAPLSQPRNIIGGHFVSTFVGLASYHFFGDEPWAIGLAVGLAIAVMMLTKTTHPPAGADPLVVMLGHYSWSYLFTPVLIGSVIIVLLALFINNLRSNRSYPTFWI comes from the coding sequence TTGGACCGTATTGCAGTAGCGAGGAATAAAGAAAAACGCTTTTTTCACCTACGTTATTTAACGAAGATGAAGGGAAAAGGAAGAAGCCCTTTACAGATAAATGTAAAGGACGCAATAACGGGACTGATTGGGGGATTTTCAACGATATTCGCTTTAATTCTTTTAACAAAAATAACTTCAGCAGTGTGGTTAATGGCTCCATTTGGTGCCAGCTGTGTACTGGCTTTCGGTTTATGGAACGCGCCGTTATCACAGCCACGAAATATTATTGGCGGCCATTTCGTATCAACATTCGTTGGTTTAGCCTCCTATCATTTTTTTGGCGATGAGCCTTGGGCGATTGGCTTGGCTGTGGGATTAGCAATTGCCGTCATGATGCTGACAAAAACGACGCACCCGCCAGCAGGGGCAGACCCACTTGTTGTTATGCTAGGTCATTATAGCTGGAGCTATTTATTTACGCCTGTGTTAATTGGTTCCGTGATAATCGTTTTACTGGCATTGTTCATTAATAATTTGCGCAGCAATCGGAGCTATCCAACTTTTTGGATTTGA